Proteins encoded in a region of the Rutidosis leptorrhynchoides isolate AG116_Rl617_1_P2 chromosome 9, CSIRO_AGI_Rlap_v1, whole genome shotgun sequence genome:
- the LOC139868348 gene encoding uncharacterized protein: protein MLESNLDTEFDWVKVVWNKFVPSKIVIFHWLAIHGGVPVKEILSFCHCLRDGVDDKCGWCSSQVESIDHLLLHCPWSNSVWSALFSWWKLTWVMPSSVIEYSIECFHGLSVKAKEAWRLICPVTFWLIWLAKNEFLFNGSYQSWKSVVEHIKIRVFQWKLLKAYQLI, encoded by the exons ATGTTGGAGTCTAATCTAGATACGGAGTTTGATTGGGTTAAGGTTGTTTGGAATAAATTTGTGCCTTCAAAGATAGTCATATTTCATTGGTTAGCGATTCATGGAGGAGTCCCAGTTAAAGAGATTTTGAGCTTTTGTCATTGTCTTCGAGATGGTGTGGATGACAAATGTGGGTGGTGCTCGTCACAAGTAGAATCGATCGATCATCTTCTTTTACATTGCCCATGGTCTAATAGTGTGTGGTCGGCTTTATTTTCATGGTGGAAGCTTACTTGGGTTATGCCTTCGTCTGTTATTGAGTATTCTATCGAGTGCTTTCATGGTTTAAGTGTTAAGGCCAAAGAAGCTTGGAGGTTGATATGTCCGGTTACTTTTTGGTTAATTTGGCTCGCTAAAAACGAGTTTCTATTTAACGGTTCTTATCAAAGTTGGAAGAGTGTTGTGGAGCATATTAAGATTAGAGTGTTTCAATG GAAATTGCTAAAGGCGTACCAGTTGATTTGA
- the LOC139866785 gene encoding LOW QUALITY PROTEIN: protein CELLULOSE SYNTHASE INTERACTIVE 3 (The sequence of the model RefSeq protein was modified relative to this genomic sequence to represent the inferred CDS: substituted 1 base at 1 genomic stop codon) yields MSKHYFEPPESTASRNRKLNGITKMSDDDENTVSTVAQFVEQLHGNMSSPHEKELITARLLGIAKARKEARSIIGSHSQAMPLFISILRNGTPLAKVNIAATLTALCKDEDLRLRVLLGGCVPPLLSLLKSESIDAKKAAAEAIYEVSSGGLSDDHVGMKIFITEGVVPTLWEQLNCKTRQDKVVVGFVTGALRNLCGDKDGYWKVTLEAGGVDVIVGLLSSDNAAVQSNAASLLARLMLAFDNSMQKIMDSGAIEALLGLLSKNNDIPVRCSAADALEALSSKSTKAKEAVVNANGVAILIGAVVAPSKESMQGEGGQVLQGHAIRTLANICGGTSALIIHLGKLSQSPRLSTAPVADIIGALAYTLMIFEYDVNYEDEPFDATKIENILVALLKPRVNNLVQERILEAMASLYGNDCLSRNLNQSEAKKVLTGLITMANLDVQEDLIFSLIRLCCDDVDIWEAIKQREGVQLLISFLGLSSEEHQRYAVWLLALLTDQIDDSKWAITAAGGIPPLVQLLETGSAKAREDAAYVLSNLCCHSEDICACVESADAIPSFLWFLRHAGSKGQEASSKALKKLIRKTDPAVINQLLALLWGDTPKSKAHTVEVLGHVLTMASHNDLVRKGSDAYKGLKSLVQVLNSSNEETQEHAASVLADLFSNRQDICDSLATDEVVHPCMKLLTSNTQIIATQSARALGALSRSTNSNFKNKMPYITEGDVKPLIKLAKTSSIDAAETALSALANLLSDKQIAAEVLAEDIVSALTRVLGEGSSKGKRGACLALFQLLKHFSLSDVLTSKAQLHFTVLAIVESLNGLDINETDAFEALEVLSLLARTKQKLNATYCSWSAMAEVISSMGPLVCFLANGSPLVQDKVIEILSRLCGDQPVVLGGMLAENSRTVCALGNRILKSTSLEVRIGGITLLIXNPSICSSKENRKQTCESLDTSGCLRPVMYALVDIVKQNSGLYPHEVGDRTSKGFANRTAFHEGGEFNVPDPGSLLGCTAAMWLLSILSSANENNKKTIVEAGGLEVLSDKLANYTSNLQAEFEDTEGIWLSALLMAMLFQDKHVVSSTSTMQIIPCLANLLKSDDIVDKFFTAQAINSLVCNENKDLNLAVANSGAVAGLTTLIGYIEVDTADLISICDEFSLVRNPGQIVLEHLFAIKEVKNGLTACKTIPLLVDLLRPMPDRPGAPPFSVSLLTSIADENDANKLLMAEAGALDALTKYLSLGPQDVTESAICELLRILYTHPDLLSYRLAAGSLNQLIAVLRLGSRISRLSAARALHQLFDGEDMRESESALHAFQPLIDMLNATSESEQEIALLALIKLISTDTEKADMVLDAKGNPLESLYKILSSSCSIRLKSHAAHFCSILFGNSRVRAMPISSLYIDPLIQLMQSDDNSTVEFSVCAFEKLLVDEQAANVAADYDVINLLVGLICGSNHLLIEASISALIKLGKDRAPRKLDMVIAGVIENCLDLLPTAPSALCSTICELFRILTNSSAIAKSATAANIVEPLFMVLNRPDFCLWGQHSALQALVNILEKPQSLETIKLTPSQVIEPLISFLQSPSQAIQQLGTELLTHLLAQEHFQQDITTQNAVSPLVQLAGIGILTLQQTAMKALESISLSWPNAVADAGGIFELAKVIIQDDPQPSHALWESAALVLSNVLRFDSDHYFRVPIVVLVKMLNSDVESSILVALDALIVQEKSDSLSAKEITEAGAVDALLDLLKSHQCEEPSGRLLEALFNNARVREMKFCKYAIAPLSHYLVSPQSKSLPGKLYVALALGDLAQHEGVVRAKDSVTACHALVKFLDEQSVDDMKIVAMCALQNFVMHSRTNRRAVAEAGGILVLQMLLLSHNLEVSAQASLLIKLIFSNHTLQEYVSNELIRSLTAASERHNWAKSAINVEILKTIHVLLSNFPKLHESDAATHCICHLILALHSSDESAQDSALNTLCLLKRSWAVMPIDILKSQLHAASEAIPILQKLMETCPPGFHERADSLLQCLPGCLTVTVKRAINLKQLMGGTNAFCKLKIGQGPSHQTKVVSRNISPEWKEAFTWAFDVPPKGQKLHIQCKSKNTFGKTTLGEVTIQIDKVVSEGLYSGEFNLRHGHGTKKEGSARTLELDITWSNKTLPENMTLNDDLSSMMDDDVTV; encoded by the exons atgtcgaaacattatttcgaaCCACCAGAGAGTACTGCTTCTAGAAATAG GAAATTAAATGGAATTACCAAAATGAGTGATGATGATGAAAATACAGTGTCCACAGTTGCTCAATTTGTCGAGCAGCTTCATGGGAATATGTCTTCACCGCATGAAAAAGAGCTTATTACGGCTCGATTACTTGGGATAGCTAAAGCACGAAAGGAAGCTCGGTCTATCATAGGGTCACACTCACAGGCAATGCCATTGTTTATATCTATTCTTAGAAATGGTACCCCTTTGGCAAAGGTAAATATTGCTGCAACATTGACTGCTTTATGTAAAGATGAGGATTTGAGATTGAGGGTTCTTTTAGGTGGTTGCGTCCCACCGTTACTCTCTTTATTAAAATCGGAGTCAATTGATGCGAAAAAAGCAGCAGCCGAAGCCATTTACGAAGTTTCTTCTGGTGGACTTTCAGATGACCATGTAGGTATGAAGATATTTATTACCGAAGGTGTAGTGCCGACTTTATGGGAACAGCTTAATTGCAAAACCCGACAAGATAAAGTAGTTGTAGGCTTTGTTACCGGGGCTCTTAGAAATCTTTGTGGTGACAAAGATGGTTATTGGAAAGTTACTCTTGAGGCTGGTGGTGTCGATGTTATTGTTGGGCTGTTATCGTCTGATAATGCTGCGGTTCAGTCTAATGCTGCTTCACTTTTGGCTCGTTTAATGCTTGCTTTTGATAACAGTATGCAAAAAATAATGGATTCTGGTGCAATTGAGGCTTTACTTGGACTTTTAAGTAAGAACAACGATATTCCCGTGAGGTGTAGTGCTGCGGATGCACTCGAGGCTCTTTCGTCAAAGTCAACCAAAGCGAAAGAAGCTGTTGTTAATGCGAACGGTGTTGCGATTCTCATTGGTGCTGTTGTTGCCCCTTCAAAGGAGTCAATGCAGGGAGAAGGTGGTCAAGTTTTACAGGGCCATGCGATTCGTACGTTAGCCAACATTTGTGGTGGTACGTCTGCTCTTATTATTCATCTAGGAAAACTTTCTCAGTCGCCACGTTTGTCTACTGCTCCTGTTGCTGATATAATCGGAGCACTTGCTTACACACTCATGATCTTTGAATATGACGTAAATTATGAAGATGAACCGTTTGATGCAACAAAAATAGAAAATATCTTAGTGGCACTTTTGAAACCTCGAGTGAATAATTTGGTTCAGGAGCGAATTCTTGAGGCAATGGCTAGCCTGTATGGCAATGATTGTTTATCAAGAAATCTCAACCAATCAGAAGCGAAGAAAGTTTTAACCGGGCTTATAACTATGGCAAACTTAGATGTGCAAGAGGATCTTATATTCTCTTTGATACGCTTATGCTGTGATGATGTCGATATCTGGGAAGCCATAAAACAGAGAGAAGGAGTCCAGTTGCTAATCTCTTTTTTAGGTTTatcaagtgaagagcatcaacgatatGCGGTTTGGTTGCTTGCACTCTTAACTGACCAAATCGATGACAGCAAGTGGGCCATCACCGCTGCTGGCGGTATTCCACCGCTCGTTCAGTTATTAGAAACAGGATCCGCTAAAGCGAGGGAGGACGCAGCTTATGTTTTGTCGAATTTATGTTGTCATAGTGAAGATATATGCGCATGTGTCGAAAGTGCAGACGCTATTCCTTCTTTCTTGTGGTTTTTAAGACATGCTGGATCGAAGGGACAAGAAGCGTCCTCAAAAGCGCTTAAAAAACTTATCCGAAAAACAGATCCAGCCGTTATTAATCAGCTGCTAGCTCTTCTTTGGGGAGACACTCCTAAATCAAAGGCCCACACGGTTGAAGTATTGGGTCACGTGCTTACTATGGCATCACACAACGATCTAGTTCGAAAAGGATCAGACGCATATAAAGGATTAAAATCTCTTGTTCAGGTTCTTAATTCTTCTAATGAGGAAACACAAGAGCATGCTGCTTCTGTTCTTGCTGATCTTTtcagtaatcgtcaagatatatgtGATAGTCTTGCTACCGATGAAGTTGTGCATCCTTGTATGAAGCTTTTGACAAGCAACACTCAAATTATCGCCACACAGTCAGCGCGGGCCCTGGGTGCTTTGTCTCGCTCAACTAACAGTAACTTCAAAAACAAAATGCCGTATATTACGGAAGGTGATGTAAAGCCGTTAATCAAGTTGGCTAAAACGTCTTCGATTGATGCTGCAGAGACTGCTCTGTCTGCATTGGCTAATCTTTTGTCGGATAAACAGATTGCTGCAGAGGTTTTAGCAGAAGATATTGTATCCGCGTTAACGCGAGTTCTCGGAGAAGGTAGTTCGAAAGGAAAAAGAGGTGCGTGTCTTGCACTTTTTCAATTACTTAAACATTTTTCACTAAGTGATGTTCTCACTAGCAAAGCTCAATTACATTTTACGGTTCTTGCTATTGTTGAGTCTTTGAACGGGTTGGATATAAATGAGACCGATGCATTTGAAGCTTTAGAAGTACTCTCGTTATTGGCAAGAACGAAGCAAAAACTGAACGCAACGTACTGCTCATGGTCTGCCATGGCTGAAGTTATCTCAAGTATGGGTCCGCTTGTTTGTTTTCTAGCTAACGGGTCTCCTTTGGTGCAAGATAAAGTGATTGAAATTTTATCCAGACTTTGTGGAGATCAACCGGTTGTATTAGGTGGCATGTTGGCTGAAAATTCAAGAACCGTATGTGCGTTGGGTAACAGGATACTGAAATCCACCAGTTTAGAAGTGAGGATTGGGGGAATTACGTTACTCATTt aaaatccttcaattTGTTCGTCAAAGGAGAACAGAAAGCAAACGTGTGAATCGCTTGATACGTCAGGGTGCTTACGACCTGTTATGTATGCGCTAGTTGATATCGTTAAACAAAATTCTGGTCTTTACCCTCATGAAGTTGGTGATAGAACTTCAAAGGGTTTTGCTAACCGAACAGCGTTTCATGAAGGAGGCGAGTTTAATGTTCCTGATCCAGGCTCTTTATTGGGATGTACGGCTGCCATGTGGCTATTATCGATTCTTTCTTCAGCCAATGAGAATAACAAAAAGACCATAGTTGAAGCTGGGGGACTCGAGGTACTCTCAGACAAGCTTGCAAACTACACTTCAAACTTGCAG GCAGAATTTGAGGACACTGAGGGGATATGGTTAAGCGCTTTACTCATGGCTATGCTGTTTCAAGATAAACATGTGGTTTCATCAACATCAACAATGCAAATCATTCCATGTTTAGCAAATCTGTTGAAGTCTGATGATATTGTTGACAAGTTTTTCACCGCCCAGGCTATAAATAGTCTTGTGTGTAATGAAAACAAAGATTTAAATCTTGCAGTTGCAAATTCTGGTGCCGTTGCTGGTTTAACAACACTTATTGGTTACATAGAAGTGGATACAGCAGACCTTATTTCTATTTGTGATGAATTCTCGTTGGTTCGTAATCCAGGTCAGATagttttggagcatctttttgcaATCAAAGAAGTTAAAAATGGATTAACGGCTTGCAAAACAATACCTCTTTTGGTGGATCTTTTGAGACCGATGCCAGATAGGCCCGGTGCTCCTCCTTTTTCCGTTTCCCTTTTGACTTCTATTGCAGATGAAAATGATGCAAATAAACTTCTAATGGCTGAAGCTGGTGCACTCGATGCTTTAACAAAGTATTTATCATTGGGCCCACAAGACGTTACTGAATCTGCTATTTGTGAACTGCTGAGAATACTGTATACTCATCCCGATCTTCTGAGTTACAGATTAGCAGCTGGTTCGTTAAATCAACTTATAGCTGTTCTTCGTCTGGGATCTCGAATTTCTAGATTAAGTGCCGCTAGAGCTCTCCATCAGTTGTTCGATGGCGAGGACATGAGAGAATCTGAATCAGCTTTGCATGCTTTTCAACCGTTGATTGATATGCTTAATGCAACATCTGAAAGTGAGCAAGAAATTGCTCTTCTCGCCTTAATTAAGCTAATTTCAACCGACACCGAAAAAGCAGATATGGTTCTTGATGCGAAAGGTAATCCCCTCGAGAGCTTATATAAAATTTTGTCTTCTAGTTGTTCCATACGATTAAAGAGCCATGCTGCACATTTCTGTTCGATTCTTTTCGGTAATTCAAGAGTACGAGCAATGCCGATTTCATCTCTATACATCGATCCTCTTATACAGTTGATGCAATCTGATGATAATTCAACAGTGGAGTTCAGTGTTTGTGCCTTTGAAAAACTGTTGGTTGACGAACAAGCAGCTAATGTTGCGGCAGATTACGATGTTATTAATCTTCTTGTCGGTTTAATATGTGGATCAAACCATCTACTTATCGAAGCCAGTATCAGTGCACTTATTAAACTTGGCAAAGACCGGGCCCCACGTAAGCTAGATATGGTTATTGCTGGTGTCATTGAAAACTGTCTTGATCTACTCCCAACCGCTCCCAGTGCTTTATGCTCTACAATTTGTGAACTTTTTAGAATCTTGACTAATAGTAGCGCAATCGCTAAAAGTGCAACTGCTGCTAATATTGTAGAACCACTTTTCATGGTTTTAAATCGTCCCGATTTTTGTCTCTGGGGACAACATAGTGCCTTGCAAGCACTTGTTAATATATTGGAGAAACCGCAAAGCCTTGAAACGATAAAGCTTACTCCTAGTCAAGTAATCGAGCCTTTAATCTCGTTCCTACAATCACCATCTCAAGCTATTCAACAACTCGGTACCGAGTTGCTGACTCATTTGCTTGCCCAGGAGCATTTTCAGCAAGATATAACAACACAAAATGCAGTTAGTCCACTTGTGCAGCTTGCAGGAATTGGAATTTTGACGTTGCAACAAACAGCAATGAAGGCACTCGAAAGTATCTCCCTAAGCTGGCCGAACGCAGTTGCTGATGCCGGTGGCATTTTCGAGCTTGCGAAAGTTATAATTCAAGATGACCCTCAGCCATCGCACGCTTTGTGGGAATCAGCTGCGTTGGTTTTATCAAATGTTCTACGGTTTGATTCTGATCACTACTTTAGAGTTCCTATTGTTGTTCTTGTGAAGATGTTGAACTCAGACGTTGAATCTAGCATTCTTGTAGCCCTTGATGCATTAATCGTTCAAGAAAAATCCGATTCGTTAAGTGCAAAAGAGATTACCGAAGCTGGTGCGGTTGATGCGTTACTCGACTTACTAAAATCTCATCAATGTGAGGAACCATCAGGTCGATTACTCGAAGCTCTGTTTAACAATGCGCGTGTACGAGAGATGAAGTTTTGCAAGTACGCAATCGCACCTTTATCTCATTATCTGGTGAGCCCACAATCGAAATCTTTGCCAGGTAAGCTTTATGTTGCTCTTGCTCTTGGTGACCTGGCACAACACGAGGGAGTAGTGAGAGCCAAAGATTCTGTAACCGCATGTCATGCGTTAGTTAAGTTTCTTGATGAACAATCGGTTGATGACATGAAGATTGTAGCAATGTGTGCATTACAGAATTTTGTCATGCATAGTAGAACCAATAGACGAGCTGTTGCAGAAGCCGGTGGCATATTAGTTTTACAAATGTTGTTGTTGTCTCATAATTTGGAGGTTTCTGCACAAGCATCTCTACTGATTAAGCTTATCTTTTCGAACCACACTCTTCAAGAATACGTATCAAACGAACTTATACGATCTTTAACAG CTGCTTCAGAAAGACACAATTGGGCAAAATCAGCTATAAATGTGGAGATTCTCAAGACTATACATGTCTTACTATCGAACTTCCCTAAGTTGCATGAATCCGATGCTGCTACTCATTGTATCTGTCATTTAATACTAGCACTCCATTCTAGTGATGAGTCAGCTCAGGATTCAGCTTTAAACACATTGTGCTTACTGAAACGTTCATGGGCAGTTATGCCAATAGATATTTTGAAGTCGCAATTGCACGCTGCATCAGAAGCTATCCCGATCCTCCAAAAGCTCATGGAGACATGTCCCCCGGGCTTTCATGAAAGAGCAGATAGCTTATTGCAATGTTTACCAGGTTGTCTGACTGTTACGGTCAAACGTGCTATTAATTTAAAGCAGCTTATGGGAGGAACAAATGCTTTCTGTAAACTGAAGATAGGTCAGGGTCCTTCTCACCAGACCAAG